A region of uncultured Desulfobacter sp. DNA encodes the following proteins:
- the menD gene encoding 2-succinyl-5-enolpyruvyl-6-hydroxy-3-cyclohexene-1-carboxylic-acid synthase translates to MISTKRHVQQLASLFFSRKISDIVLCPGSRNGPLIHTLAGCGQFDCRVIVDERSAGYFALGLAQARQKPVVIVCSSGTSAVNFAPAVAEAFYQNIPLIVVTADRPAYWIDQLENQSIHQESLYGNFIKQSCSLPLEESDSQLWAGARLINDILNTAVTDAPGPVHINIPLEEPLHRTVDGQLPGVKVIEDADTRTALDEKILSRVAEEISQADKILVLAGQSAANPELTSALLGFVKKTCAVVAAEHLANLSMPSDFCCACPELVLGSISHGDAPIFQPDLLITFGRHFVSKRIRQFLRDYKPATHIHVDAGGGHMDTYQALTRVCAVRPERFFEQLDEMLAPKSSKCYAGAWKDRKQETLQIYNHYREKVPFSDFTVCSAILKSVPENGVLHLGNSSTVRYAVLNPGIKGLTWLGNRGTSGIDGSVSTAVGYASCSSKMNTLILGDLSFFYDSNGLWNKYLGPNLRIIVLNNGGGNIFSFVEDLAGRTEKDSQAVFQNYFFAGHSAKARGLASAFGLDYLQAGSDSQLGRALEELYNPDRITPTLLEVFTDAGTNTTVFKGLFKELKKLTIHGE, encoded by the coding sequence ATGATCTCGACAAAGCGCCATGTGCAGCAGCTTGCATCCCTGTTTTTCAGCAGAAAAATTTCAGATATTGTGCTGTGTCCCGGATCCAGGAACGGTCCCTTGATCCATACCCTGGCCGGGTGCGGGCAATTTGACTGCCGGGTGATTGTGGATGAGCGCAGTGCCGGTTATTTTGCTTTGGGGCTGGCCCAGGCAAGGCAAAAACCGGTTGTGATCGTGTGCAGTTCGGGGACCTCTGCGGTGAATTTTGCCCCGGCTGTGGCCGAGGCCTTTTACCAGAATATCCCTTTGATCGTGGTGACGGCGGACCGGCCCGCCTACTGGATAGACCAGCTGGAAAACCAGAGCATCCACCAGGAGTCACTCTACGGTAATTTTATAAAGCAATCGTGTTCCCTGCCCCTGGAGGAGTCTGACAGCCAGTTATGGGCGGGCGCGCGTCTGATCAACGATATCCTGAATACGGCCGTGACTGATGCCCCGGGACCTGTGCATATCAATATCCCCCTTGAAGAACCTTTGCACCGGACCGTGGATGGGCAGCTGCCTGGTGTTAAGGTCATCGAGGATGCGGATACACGGACAGCTCTTGACGAGAAGATTTTGTCCCGGGTGGCCGAAGAGATCAGCCAAGCAGATAAAATACTTGTACTGGCAGGCCAGTCTGCAGCCAATCCGGAACTCACCAGCGCTTTGCTCGGGTTTGTAAAGAAAACCTGTGCCGTGGTTGCCGCAGAGCACCTTGCCAATCTTTCCATGCCGTCTGATTTCTGCTGTGCCTGTCCGGAACTGGTGCTCGGGTCCATAAGCCATGGTGATGCGCCCATTTTCCAGCCTGATCTGCTTATCACCTTTGGCAGGCACTTTGTCTCCAAACGTATCCGGCAGTTTTTAAGAGATTACAAACCGGCCACACATATCCATGTGGATGCCGGCGGCGGCCATATGGACACCTACCAGGCATTGACCCGGGTTTGCGCCGTCAGGCCTGAACGGTTTTTTGAACAATTGGACGAAATGCTGGCCCCAAAGTCATCCAAATGTTATGCTGGAGCCTGGAAAGACAGGAAACAGGAGACTCTGCAAATTTACAACCATTATCGGGAAAAAGTCCCTTTCAGTGATTTTACCGTATGTTCCGCCATATTAAAGTCAGTTCCCGAAAATGGCGTCCTGCATCTTGGCAACAGCTCCACCGTAAGGTATGCCGTATTAAACCCCGGCATTAAGGGGCTTACCTGGCTTGGCAACCGGGGGACCAGCGGTATTGACGGCTCTGTTTCAACGGCGGTGGGATATGCCTCATGCAGTTCAAAAATGAATACGCTCATCCTGGGGGATCTCTCTTTTTTTTACGATTCAAATGGGTTATGGAATAAATACCTGGGGCCAAACCTGAGGATTATTGTACTCAACAACGGCGGGGGCAATATTTTCAGTTTTGTGGAAGACCTTGCCGGCCGTACAGAGAAGGATAGTCAGGCGGTATTTCAAAACTATTTTTTTGCAGGCCACAGCGCAAAGGCCCGGGGACTTGCATCGGCATTCGGGCTGGACTATCTGCAGGCCGGCTCGGATTCCCAGTTGGGCAGGGCCCTTGAAGAACTCTATAATCCTGATCGGATTACCCCCACCCTTTTAGAGGTGTTTACGGATGCCGGGACCAACACAACGGTTTTTAAAGGTTTGTTTAAAGAGCTTAAAAAGCTAACTATACATGGAGAGTGA
- a CDS encoding asparaginase domain-containing protein, translated as MDTISIIATGGTIDKIYFDAKSEYEVGPPNAIEVLNQFNLQAAFTITSLMRKDSLNLTDEDRELIAETVAADPCRMIIITHGTDTMPETARHIIAHGGAKDKTVVLTGALLPAMFSATDAVFNIGCALGAVQKACPGVYIAMNGKIFSGDKVRKNRELGRFEEN; from the coding sequence ATGGACACAATTTCAATTATTGCCACCGGCGGAACCATTGATAAAATTTACTTTGATGCAAAAAGTGAATATGAAGTCGGGCCTCCCAACGCCATTGAGGTGCTTAATCAATTCAACCTGCAGGCTGCTTTCACCATTACATCACTCATGCGTAAAGACAGTCTGAACCTGACAGATGAAGACAGGGAACTTATCGCTGAAACGGTTGCGGCAGATCCCTGCAGGATGATTATTATTACCCACGGGACAGATACCATGCCGGAAACAGCCAGGCATATCATCGCCCATGGCGGTGCAAAAGATAAAACTGTCGTGCTCACAGGCGCTCTTCTTCCGGCCATGTTCAGTGCCACGGATGCGGTTTTTAATATCGGCTGTGCATTAGGGGCTGTTCAAAAGGCCTGCCCCGGTGTGTATATCGCCATGAACGGAAAAATATTTTCGGGGGACAAGGTTAGAAAAAACAGAGAATTAGGCCGATTTGAAGAAAATTGA
- a CDS encoding caspase family protein: protein MPTDFSQNKEAILILDTKGHSGVVSHVITTREKEIISIADDKTIRIFDEQGTEKRKILGMIGPGPQGVINTIALSKDEQYLAVGGYFDRYDGKNAGDIRIYHYPTGKLTRLLKSHRNTVVGLSFSSDGRYLISGSTDRTAKIWDVQNGFQLVDTITVHGNEVYAVGIVKTNNGYSAVTAGFDGKIALYSINQKRIIATRQTDLILQQMAFSRDHIALAGNSKQIKIYDHMLTPVLTLEHSSEPSGIVYSPDGTLFIAGTRASQGKVVTYNAKKNYQIQSAFHAEINVVGRVGFPDPNTIASAGRDFSSIYLWDIHSGKVKSRIESAGRTVWNVGIHGEDIAWRNIINDNNQKQPTVLCKTFSFKDFTINDCRGPMDVKVISQKNGNLTLSHRSGGIYKRHNAVLEVQKNGVNIASVARDQHSGFGHNYYGWYGDLIVSGGMNGVLEIYNREGVKMATLQGHRGAITQIALDNDRLVSSSSDQTVRIWNLAQLDKNKRVMVNEKLVSELMHQAGCTRAQVIDNAALIQEKSGLSIYVTDIQVIKPVVNIFATRTNEWVVWTNEGFFNTSKAGAKYVGYHINQGPDKEAEYLSVDKFYDSFYRPDLVVKALHGEDLKAYASRINIDEILKGGLAPQVAINTPSHASKDKDIVLNLSVCEKDGGYDNLTLILNGMAIDILSKDRGLMVTNKKTADNHCFSFEKLISLQNGDNRIGFKATNRAGNIESNLAEIDVTYKGKSMGKPDLYLLAVGVDRYRDGDLWLKYSKADAQELIRTVSSVSKPLFGSIHTRTLFDQDATKSAITQAIADIGKKTNREDVFMLYVAGHGITDSKTGAYFFLPVDFRYKDESSVNQFGLSHNDFKQALSTIQAIKSLIILDTCNSGSFAEAFASRGILQKTAINKLTRATGRATIVASAKNHQVALEGYNGHGVFTYTVIEALAGEGYGKDNQITIKELASYIEDILPDRTYQKWGYEQIPQSSITGNDFPIGVR, encoded by the coding sequence TTGCCGACTGATTTTTCACAGAATAAAGAAGCCATTCTGATACTGGATACCAAAGGGCACTCCGGTGTGGTCAGCCATGTCATCACCACCAGGGAGAAGGAGATTATCTCCATCGCAGATGACAAAACCATCCGCATTTTCGATGAACAGGGAACCGAAAAACGAAAAATATTGGGCATGATCGGCCCGGGGCCCCAAGGCGTCATAAATACCATTGCATTGAGCAAGGATGAACAGTATCTGGCCGTTGGCGGTTACTTTGACCGATATGATGGAAAAAATGCCGGTGATATCCGCATTTATCATTACCCGACGGGAAAATTAACTCGCCTTCTCAAATCGCACAGGAACACCGTGGTGGGCCTGTCATTTAGCAGCGATGGCCGGTACCTCATATCCGGCTCCACCGACAGGACCGCCAAGATCTGGGACGTTCAGAATGGTTTTCAACTGGTGGACACGATCACTGTTCATGGCAACGAAGTTTATGCAGTGGGCATAGTAAAGACAAATAACGGCTATAGTGCGGTCACAGCCGGGTTTGACGGAAAAATTGCGCTTTACAGCATAAATCAAAAAAGGATTATTGCCACCCGCCAAACCGATTTAATATTGCAGCAAATGGCATTCTCCAGGGACCACATTGCCCTGGCCGGAAACAGCAAGCAAATAAAAATTTATGATCACATGCTGACACCTGTCCTGACCCTGGAACATTCGTCAGAGCCCAGCGGGATTGTATACAGTCCTGACGGCACCCTTTTCATTGCTGGAACCAGAGCTTCCCAGGGAAAGGTGGTCACCTACAATGCGAAAAAGAATTATCAGATCCAGAGCGCTTTCCATGCAGAGATCAATGTCGTGGGCCGCGTGGGTTTTCCGGACCCCAATACCATAGCCAGCGCCGGGAGAGATTTTAGTTCCATTTATCTGTGGGATATTCACAGCGGAAAAGTGAAATCCAGGATTGAAAGTGCAGGAAGAACCGTCTGGAATGTGGGCATTCACGGAGAGGACATTGCCTGGAGAAATATTATAAATGACAACAATCAAAAGCAACCCACCGTCCTGTGCAAAACATTCAGCTTCAAGGACTTCACCATAAACGATTGTCGTGGTCCCATGGATGTTAAAGTCATCAGTCAAAAAAACGGAAACCTGACCCTGTCCCATCGAAGCGGCGGAATCTACAAGCGCCACAACGCCGTTCTTGAAGTTCAAAAAAATGGCGTGAACATCGCGTCCGTGGCCAGGGATCAACACAGTGGATTTGGGCATAATTACTATGGCTGGTATGGGGATTTGATCGTCAGCGGCGGCATGAACGGCGTACTTGAGATTTACAACCGGGAGGGGGTCAAAATGGCCACCCTGCAAGGTCATCGCGGCGCGATTACCCAAATTGCCCTGGATAATGACCGGCTCGTCAGCAGCAGCAGTGATCAAACCGTTCGAATCTGGAACCTTGCTCAACTGGACAAAAACAAGCGGGTTATGGTTAATGAAAAATTAGTTTCCGAACTCATGCACCAGGCCGGGTGCACAAGAGCCCAGGTGATTGACAATGCCGCCCTGATACAAGAGAAAAGCGGACTAAGCATATATGTCACGGATATCCAGGTGATCAAGCCCGTTGTCAATATATTCGCGACCCGGACCAATGAATGGGTGGTGTGGACTAACGAAGGTTTTTTTAACACCTCCAAGGCGGGGGCAAAGTATGTCGGCTACCACATCAATCAAGGGCCCGACAAAGAGGCGGAATATCTATCGGTGGACAAATTCTATGACAGCTTTTACCGACCCGATCTTGTTGTGAAGGCGCTGCATGGTGAAGATTTGAAGGCCTACGCGTCTCGGATTAATATTGATGAAATTCTGAAAGGCGGCCTGGCCCCCCAAGTCGCCATAAACACGCCGTCCCACGCAAGTAAAGACAAAGATATCGTTTTGAACCTGAGCGTATGCGAAAAAGATGGCGGATACGACAATCTGACATTGATATTGAACGGCATGGCCATTGATATCCTGAGCAAGGACAGGGGATTGATGGTTACAAATAAGAAAACAGCGGACAACCACTGCTTCAGCTTTGAAAAATTGATATCCCTGCAAAATGGAGACAACCGCATCGGGTTCAAGGCCACCAACCGGGCCGGCAACATTGAATCCAACCTGGCCGAAATAGATGTAACCTATAAAGGAAAAAGCATGGGCAAGCCGGACCTTTACCTTCTGGCTGTCGGGGTTGACCGATACAGGGACGGGGATCTGTGGCTGAAATACTCAAAAGCCGATGCGCAAGAGTTGATCCGCACGGTTTCAAGTGTGTCCAAACCATTGTTCGGCAGCATTCACACCCGCACACTGTTTGATCAGGATGCCACAAAATCAGCAATCACCCAGGCAATCGCTGACATCGGCAAAAAAACCAATCGGGAAGACGTATTCATGCTCTATGTCGCCGGGCACGGCATCACCGACAGCAAAACCGGGGCGTACTTTTTTCTTCCCGTTGATTTCAGATATAAGGATGAATCCAGCGTGAACCAGTTTGGTCTGTCCCACAATGATTTCAAGCAGGCACTGTCAACCATCCAGGCCATTAAGTCGCTGATTATTTTAGATACCTGCAATAGCGGCAGTTTTGCCGAAGCGTTTGCCAGCCGCGGGATATTGCAGAAGACAGCCATAAACAAACTTACCCGTGCCACGGGAAGAGCGACCATTGTGGCTTCAGCAAAAAACCATCAGGTGGCGCTGGAAGGTTACAACGGGCATGGCGTGTTCACTTACACGGTGATAGAGGCATTGGCCGGTGAAGGATACGGGAAGGACAATCAAATTACCATCAAGGAACTGGCGTCCTATATCGAAGATATCCTGCCCGATCGAACCTATCAAAAGTGGGGATACGAGCAAATCCCGCAATCGAGCATCACCGGAAATGATTTTCCCATCGGTGTCCGGTGA
- a CDS encoding chorismate-binding protein, producing MNSVTQIDCLIDDLIEKNAAFACWFQSSSDSPQLIAGSAGDIIFPQSIQQLSQVRGFVFAPFKISRNVPVIVLQPAIHLKGYSQIQAFDPDTLDETPFHQETKKPCISTDFQDYLICVNHAIEQIHAARFSKVIVSRRICKEKKHESLGSLFLGMREKNPGVFVFVVNLPRAGLWMGATPELLFRSDGRHAQTVSLAATQPRRPDGQYCWFTKEIEEQAFVSRYTVDVLHRFGFSSYQTKGPQDLETATVAHLKTSFFFSGEPIEDRLGEFVEQLCPTPAVCGLPKAEAGQFINDFEPHDRRYYTGFLGPWRLEKSGTDVYVNLRSMEIEDTQYVLYTGGGITARSNPEQEWEETSQKSRTLLNAIEALQEQV from the coding sequence ATGAACAGCGTTACACAGATTGATTGTCTCATTGATGATCTGATAGAAAAAAATGCCGCATTTGCCTGCTGGTTTCAGTCCTCCAGTGACAGCCCGCAACTGATTGCGGGAAGTGCCGGGGATATCATATTCCCGCAGAGTATTCAGCAGTTGAGCCAGGTCCGCGGGTTTGTATTTGCCCCCTTTAAAATATCCCGGAATGTCCCTGTCATTGTTTTGCAGCCGGCCATACACCTGAAAGGGTACAGTCAGATCCAGGCCTTTGACCCGGATACCCTGGATGAGACGCCGTTTCACCAGGAAACAAAAAAACCTTGCATCTCAACGGATTTTCAGGATTACCTCATTTGCGTCAACCATGCCATTGAACAGATCCACGCCGCAAGATTCTCCAAGGTCATTGTCTCCAGGCGTATTTGCAAAGAGAAAAAACATGAATCCCTAGGATCTTTGTTTCTTGGCATGCGTGAAAAAAATCCGGGCGTATTTGTCTTTGTGGTGAACTTGCCCAGGGCCGGACTTTGGATGGGGGCCACCCCGGAACTGCTCTTCCGTTCCGATGGGCGGCATGCCCAAACGGTGTCCCTGGCCGCCACCCAGCCCCGTCGTCCCGATGGGCAATACTGCTGGTTTACAAAAGAGATCGAAGAGCAAGCCTTTGTCTCCAGGTATACGGTGGATGTACTCCACAGGTTTGGTTTTTCATCCTACCAGACAAAGGGCCCCCAGGACCTTGAAACCGCCACCGTGGCCCACTTGAAAACCTCTTTCTTCTTTTCCGGGGAACCCATTGAAGACCGGCTTGGGGAATTTGTGGAACAGCTTTGCCCCACGCCTGCGGTCTGCGGCCTTCCCAAGGCCGAGGCCGGTCAGTTTATCAATGACTTTGAACCCCACGACAGGCGTTATTATACCGGGTTCCTGGGGCCCTGGCGCCTTGAAAAAAGCGGAACCGACGTGTATGTGAACCTGCGCAGCATGGAAATTGAAGACACCCAGTATGTCCTTTACACCGGCGGGGGGATCACGGCCCGGTCCAACCCGGAACAGGAGTGGGAGGAGACCTCCCAAAAGTCCAGAACCCTTTTAAACGCCATTGAGGCGTTGCAGGAACAGGTGTGA
- a CDS encoding DUF4405 domain-containing protein, with product MIHYRLVPGFQGGSGASFLGISRHVWGDIHFWASCLFTAALSFHLYLNFSVIKLVISGRSSRKAAALFGIGVLIVIFFLLFPVFHGQNGYGNYHRGQPPGRLFR from the coding sequence ATGATCCATTACAGGCTTGTACCGGGATTCCAGGGCGGTTCAGGGGCCAGTTTTCTGGGAATCTCCCGCCATGTATGGGGCGATATTCATTTCTGGGCCTCCTGCCTTTTCACTGCAGCGCTGAGTTTTCATCTCTATTTGAATTTTAGTGTCATTAAACTGGTTATTTCAGGCCGGTCGAGCCGGAAGGCTGCCGCCCTGTTCGGCATTGGAGTGCTGATAGTGATTTTTTTCCTTCTGTTCCCCGTATTTCATGGACAAAACGGATATGGAAACTATCACCGCGGACAGCCGCCCGGCCGTTTGTTTCGATAA
- the ybaK gene encoding Cys-tRNA(Pro) deacylase → MTPAINTARKAKVEFKIHEYSHDPRADSYGQEAAEKLGVDPDRVFKTLVVSMDSKDLGVAILPVSCQLNLKLFARAMGVKKAAMADKKLVEKTTGYVLGGVSPIGQKKRLSTVVHDTAKNFNTIFVSAGKRGLDIELTPDDLVKLTKGKFDCICE, encoded by the coding sequence ATGACACCAGCGATTAACACAGCCCGAAAAGCAAAAGTTGAATTTAAGATCCATGAATACAGCCATGATCCCAGAGCCGATTCCTATGGGCAGGAGGCGGCTGAAAAACTCGGGGTCGACCCGGACCGGGTTTTTAAAACCCTTGTGGTATCAATGGACAGCAAAGACCTTGGGGTGGCCATCCTGCCTGTTTCCTGCCAGTTGAATCTGAAGTTGTTTGCCAGGGCCATGGGGGTAAAAAAAGCAGCCATGGCGGATAAAAAACTGGTGGAAAAGACAACCGGCTATGTCCTGGGCGGCGTAAGCCCCATCGGACAAAAAAAGAGACTGTCAACGGTGGTTCATGACACGGCAAAAAATTTTAACACCATTTTTGTCAGTGCCGGAAAACGAGGGCTTGACATAGAACTGACACCGGACGACCTGGTTAAATTGACCAAGGGCAAATTTGACTGCATTTGCGAATAA